One Aegilops tauschii subsp. strangulata cultivar AL8/78 chromosome 7, Aet v6.0, whole genome shotgun sequence genomic window carries:
- the LOC109742554 gene encoding uncharacterized protein produces the protein MKEWDVRNPAMTAYCNAVRKLQKKFEGLELHHIPRIKNQAADDLEKIGSTRKPIPSNVFLELLHSSPVQEDPFTKEPPQPISPTNPTEVEVPTVIDLVMEILVITPDWTVPYITYLLRQGLPEDEVEARQIVRRSKAFIVIGGQLYRESVTGVAQQCISLEEGRLILDEIHSATSGHDVSSRTIVA, from the coding sequence atgaaggagtgggatgtcAGGAACCCCGCCATGACCGCATACTGCAATGCAGTGAGGAAGTTGCAAAAGAAGTTTGAAGGATTGGAGCTCCACCACATTCCCCGAATCAAGAACCAAGCAGCAGATGACCTGGAAAAAATAGGTTCCACTCGGAAGCCTATCCCCAGCAATGTGTTCCTTGAGCTTCTCCATTCCTCGCCAGTACAAGAAGATCCATTTACTAAAGAACCTCCCCAGCCAATAAGTCCTACCAATCCAACTGAAGTCGAAGTGCCAACAGTTATCGATCTAGTTATGGAGATTCTGGTAATCACCCCCGACTGGACTGTGCCGTATATTACATATCTGCTCAGGCAGGGGCTTCCAGAAGATGAAGTTGAAGCACGTCAGATCGTCCGCAGGTCCAAAGCCTTCATAGTGATAGGCGGACAGCTCTACAGAGAAAGTGTTACTGGCGTGGCTCAGCAATGTATCTCTCTAGAAGAGGGTCGACTGATATTGGATGAGATCCACTCGGCGACCTCTGGTCACGATGTGTCCTCTCGAACCATCGTGGCCTAA